The Anaerolineae bacterium genomic interval GACCTTTTCGACCGTCTCGTTGACCGCCGCTTCGTCCAGGTCAGGGTGCACAATGAACACAACCTCGTAAGAACGCATAGAGCCTCCTTTCCGTGGGATTGCCCCCACTCATCCGGTGGGAGCGGAAAGTCGCCGCGCCCTTATCGGCGCGGCGCCGGGCTAAGTTTAGCATAATCCGGGGGAATTGCAAAGGTTTGAGGCCCCTTCGAAGAAAAAGCGCGGCTGCGAGAGCCGCGCTGCACAAGGAGGTGGCGGAAAAGGGCTTATTCACACTCTTTGTAGCAGAACCACCAGTCGTAACAATCGTATTCCTTGAGCCGTTGGGCCGCGGTTTCCACATCGCTGGCCGGCGGCACGATCACTTTGTCGCCGATGAGTTCGTTTTCCGGCCAGTTGGCGGGGATGGCCACGCCCTTTTCGTCGGAAACCTGAAAGCCCTTAATCATGCGCAAAATCTCGTCCATGTTGCGGCCCAGTTCCTGCGGGTAGTACAGGATGGCGCGGATGATCCCCTTGGGGTCCACGAATAACACGGCGCGCACGGTGTTCGTGCCCTTACCGGGGTGGATCAGGCCCAGGGTCTCGGCCACCGCCCCGTTGTCGGCGATGATGGGGAACTCAATCTTCACGCCCAGTTTCTCTTCGATCCACTGCTCCCATTTGATGTGGGCGAAGACCTGGTCCACGCTGAGCCCGATGAGTTCGGTGTTCAGTTTGCGAAACTCGGGATAACGCTTCTGGAAGGCGACGAATTCCGTGGTGCAAACCGGCGTGAAATCGGCCGGGTGACTGAAAAGAATGAACCACTTCCCTTTGAACGCGTCGGGCAGGGTGAGTTTGCCGCGCGTGGTCTGGACTTCCATCTGCGGGAAGGGATCGCCAATCAAAGGCATGCGTTTGACTTCGCTCATGGAGCACCTCCTGGGTTTAGGTTGTAGCGGTTACAAATTTATCACGAAACCAAAGAGGTGTCAAGGAAAAGCGGGAAATTTTCTCTTCCTCCTGTCAAGCCAAGTGCTCTGTTTCCCCTCCAGCCCTCCAAACGGCAGGCAAAAGGCGTGCTCAGGGGGCGGCTTCCCTGGGACGGATGCGGTGGGCTGCGTCCGCCGGGCAAGCAAAAAGCCCTCTCTCCTGCAGGAGAGAGGGCCAGATGGGTCCAGACGGGGGCGTCATTCCACGGTAACCAGGGTTTGCTTTTTCTCCACCGCCTCGCCGGGGGAGATCAGCACCCGCGTCACCTTGCCGTCCCGGGTGGACTTGAGTTCGTTTTGCATTTTCATGGATTCCAGGATGACCAGCACTTCGCCTTTGCGCACTTCCTGGCCCACCTTGACAGGCACTGCTACGATGAGGCCGGGCATGGGGGCTTTGAGGTGGAAGGGGCCGGTTTCGACCAGCGAGGAGCCGGCCCGCTGGCGCAGAAGGTACTCGCGTTCGTCGATGACTTCCACCTCGTAAAGGGTGCCCTGCATGAGCACCTGCCATCCCTCTTCGCCGCGGTAGACAAAGGCCTCGTAGGATTTGCCGTCGGCCAACATGGAGTAGAGCGGCTGATTGCCCAGGCCCACCAGGTCCACCTCCACGACCTGGTCGTTGATGCGCACATGGCGCTCGTCCAGTAATTCGATGGTGTACTCTTGGCCGTTGACTAAGGTGATGTATTTCATGGGGGCCTCCTCAGCGGCGAATCCGTTCCCACCGGCCATACCATTTCCAGTTGGATGTGTCGCGTTTGGCTGGCCGGATGATGCGGGCGGCGCGTTCGGCTTCTCGGTGGGCGACCAGGGTGGCCAGCAAGGCCGCAATGTCAGGGTGCACTTCGCGGATGCTGTCGGCCTCCTCCATGGAGAAGCGTTCTTCCACGAAGCGGGTGTCGAAACTGCCGGCGATAAAGCGGTGCTGCTCGATCAGGTTTTGGTGGAAGGGGATGTTCGTGCGCACACCGACGATTTTGTACTCTTCCAGAGCCCGTCGCAGGCGCAGGATGGCGTGGCCCCGCGTCTCGCCCCACACGATGACTTTGGAGATAAGAGGATCGTAGTAGGGGGTGATCTCCATCCCAGGATACACGCCGGTGTCCACCCGAACGCCAGGCCCTGTGGGCAGGATGACATGCTCCACTTTGCCGATGGAGGGCATGAAGTTGTTGTAGGGGTCCTCGGCGTTGATCCGGGCCTCGATAGCCCAGCCGCGAATCTTGATGTCCTCCTGGGTGTACGAGAGCGGACGTCCCCGGGCGATGCGGATCTGCTCCTTAACGATGTCCACCCCGGTGACGGCCTCGGTGATGGGGTGTTCCACCTGCAGCCGGGTGTTCATCTCCAGGAAGTAGAAGTTCTTGTCCTTGTCCACCAGGAATTCAATGGTCCCAGCATTGACATAGCCCACGGCCTGGGCCGCCCGTACGGCCACTTTGCCCATGCGCCGGCGCAGGTCTTCGTCCACAAAGGGGGAGGGGGCTTCTTCCAGCAGTTTTTGGTGACGGCGCTGGATGGAGCACTCGCGCTCGCCCAGGTAGATGGTGTGGCCCTCCTGGTCGGCCAGGAGTTGGATTTCAATGTGCCGTGCCCCCTCGATGAGTTTCTCCAGGTAAACATTGCCGTCGCCGAAGGCGGCCTCGGCCTCACGACGGGCCTGCCGCAGCAGGGTCGGCATTTCTTCCAGCGAGCGGACCTCGCGCATCCCCTTGCCCCCACCGCCGGCCGTGGCCTTGATGAGCAGAGGAAAGCCGATTTTCGGCGCGAGGGCCAAGAGTTCCTCGTCGCTCAGGCTGCCTTCGCCTTCGGTGCCCGGCACCACGGGCACCCCCGCCGCGGCCACCGTGGCCCGCGCCACGGCTTTGTCGCCCATAGCGGCGATGGAGGAGGGTTTGGGGCCGATGAATACGATGCCCTCGTCGGCGCAGGCCTGGGCGAAATCGGCGCGCTCGGCCAGAAACCCGTACCCCGGATGAATGGCGCCGGCGCCCGACTTTTTGGCGATCTCCAGGATTTTGTCCATCCGCAGGTAGGATTCGCGCGCAGGGGGCGGCCCTAAGTAGTAGGCTTCGTCGGCGTAACGAACATGCAGCGCCTCGCGATCCACATCCGAATAGACCGCCACGGTCTGCAGGCCCAGTTCTCGGCAGGCGCGGATGATGCGAACGGCGATTTCACCGCGGTTGGCGATCAAGACTTTGTTGAACATGGTCACTCTTCCTCATAAGGCGTGTTTCTGGACCAGGACTTCAGGAATTTCAACACGAGCCGGTTGAAGGTCTCCGGTTGTTCCTGGGGCAACATGTGACGCCCTCCGGACACGATGACCACCTGCGCCTGGGGAAGGGCGGCGGCTAGATCCTGCGCGTGGCGTGGGGTGGCATGCTCGTCGGCGTCGCCCTGGATCACCAGCGTCGGGCAGGTCACAGCCCGGAATTGAGGGCGGGCATCCCAGTGTTTGAGGGCGGGTTGCGTCCAGGCTTCGTACCACAGGCGAAACACCTGCTCGCCCCGACCGTGATGGGCGCGGTCCAGCGCCGCCCGAACGGCCGGATGGGTGCGGTAAGTCTCGGCGACCTGGGCGATGCCTTGAGGCATGGTGTCTTCAAGATAGATGTGCGCCGCCACGGCTACCACGGCCAGCGCCTGCTGAGGATAGGCCGCGGCAAAGGCCAGGGCTACATTGCCGCCGTCCGAATGGCCGACCAACAGGGCCTGGACGATGCCTGAAGTGTCCAACAAGGCGGCCAGGTCGGCCACATCCTGTGCAAAGTGAGGCACATCCAGGCGCGGGCGAGGGTCGGAAGCGCCGTATCCCCAGCGGTCGTACACCACCACCCGAAAACCGGCTCCGGCCAGGGCGGGCACCTGATGCTTCCAGGCCCGGGTGCTCCCCAGGCCGTGGTGCAGCAGCACCAGGGGCGTCCCGTCCTTCGGCCCGTGACATTCGTAGTACAGCCGGTGACCGTGGACCTTCACCCGCCTCCCTGGGCCTGAGTCCTGAATCCCTGACACGGAACGGCTCTCCATCCCCTACAGAGGCATGTTGCTGTGTTTCTTCGGCGGGTTGGTGTCCCGTTTGTTTTGCAGCATCTCCAGGGCGTTGATCAGGCGGGGGCGGGTTTCGCGGGGCTCGATGACATCGTCCAGAAAGCCCCGAGAAGCCGCGATGTACGGGTTGGCGAAGGTGCGACGATACTCCTCGACCAGTTTGTTTTTGCGCTTTTCAGGGTCTTCAGCCTGCTGCAACTCGCGGCGAAAGATGATCTTGACCGCGCCTTCGGGCCCCATTACGGCCAGTTCGGCGTTGGGCCAGGCCACATTGTAATCGCCGCGCAGGTGTTTGCTGCTCATCACATCGTAGGCCCCGCCGTAAGCCTTGCGTGTGATCACGGTCAGTTTGGGTACTGTGGCTTCGGCGTAAGCATACAGCAGTTTGGCCCCGGCCAGAATGATGCCGTTGTGCTCCTGGTCGGTGCCGGGGAGGAAACCGGGCACATCCACAAAGGTGACGATGGGGATGTTGAAGGCGTCGCAAAAGCGAATGAAGCGCGCCGCTTTGGTGGAGGCGTCAATGTCCAGCACGCCGGCGAGCACTGCAGGTTGATTGGCCACCACGCCCACCACATGGCCGCCCAGGCGGGCAAACCCGACCACGATGTTGGTGGCGTAATCGGCGTGGATCTCGTAAAATTCGCCGTTGTCCATGACCAGGCGGATTACCTTTTTGATGTCGTAGGGCTTGCTGGGGTCTTCCGGCACCAGGGTGTCCAGCGCTTCTTCCATGCGTAGAGGATCATCGCCCGTGTCGACGAAAGGCGGGTCTTCTAGGTTGTTTTGGGGCAGGTAGGAGAGCAGTTGGCGGACCTTCTGCAGCACCTCGGCCTCCGAATCGCCCACCACATGGGCCACGCCGGATTTGGTGGCATGGACATCGGCGCCGCCCAAATCTTCAAAGGACACATCCTCGTGGGTGACCGCTTTGACCACCTCCGGCCCGGTGATGAACATGTAGGAGGTGCGACGCACCATGAAGATGAAGTCGGTCAGGGCCGGGGAGTACACCGCTCCGCCGGCATTGGGGCCCATAATGACGCTGATTTGCGGCACTACGCCGGAAGCCAACACGTTGCGCAGAAAGATGTCGGCGTAACCGGCCAGGGAGACCACGCCTTCCTGGATGCGTGCCCCGCCGGAGTCGTTCAGGCCGATGACCGGCGCGCCGTTCTTCATGGCCAACTCCAGCAGGCGGACGATTTTCTCGGCGTGGGCTTCGCCCAGGCTGCCGCCCAGCACGGTGAAATCCTGGGCGAATACATAGACCAGCCGGCCGTTGATGGTGCCCCAGCCGGTGACCACGCCGTCGCCCAGGTAGCGCTGTTTGTCTAACCCGAAGTTCTGGCTCCGGTGGGTGACGAACATCCCGATTTCGTGAAAGGAACCTCGATCCAGCAACAACTCGATGCGCTCGCGGGCGGTGAGTTTGCCCTTTTTGTGCTGGGTCTCGATTCGTTGCGGCCCGCCGCCGAGCAGGGCCTGGGCCTTCATTTCGCGTAGCCGTTGAATCTTCTCGTTGGTGCTCATGATTTGCTCCGCATCCTTCGGATTGGTGGCTTGGGCCGGGGGCCTGCCCCTGAGGGGCAATGCACGCGGGGGAGGGGGTGGCCTGCCTTCGCAGCCGCGACGCGTTCAACCCCGCGGGAAAGGGGGGTGGGCAGGTGGCCCTTTGGGGCATCCGGTAAGACTTAACCCAGGACGGCCCCTGAGGTTGCTGTGTTCAGGGAATTTCCAGCACGATTTTGCCCAACTGGTCGCCCTTTTCCAGCCGTTCCTGGGCGGCGCGGGCCTCGGCAAGAGGGTAGGTGCGGTCGAGCACAGGCCGCAGTTTGCCTGCGAATACCAGCCGCATGACCGTGGCGAAGTCGGTTTTGTTGGACATGGTGGAGCCGATGATGCTCAGGTGCTTGCCAAAGATGTAGCGATTGTCAATTTGGAATTTGGGACCGCCGGTGTTGCCCACCGTCAGGATGCGCCCGCCCTTGCGCGCCGCTTTGAAACTCAGCGGGAAGGTGGTGCCCACATTGTCCACCACCACATCCACGCCCCGTTTGCCCGTGAGGCGATAGACCTCTTTGGCCCAGTCCTCCACCCGAGAGCGGTCGATGAGATAGTCGGCGCCCAGTTCTTCGGCCAGGGCGAGTTTGCGGGCGTCCGAACCGACTACATACACCGTGCAGCCGGTCAGTTTGGCGATCTGGATGCTGGCGGTGTTCACCCCGCCGGAGGCCCCGACGATGAGCACATGTTCCCCTGGGCGCAGGTTGCCGCGGGTGATGAGGGAGTGCCAGGCGGTCTGGAACACCAGCGCCGCCGCGGCCGCCTCGGCGTAGGAGACCGGCTCGGGCAGGGCCAGCAGGTTGACCTCAGGCACGACCACATACTCGGCGTAGGTGCCGGGCCGCGTTTCGCCCAGCAACTGCCAGCGCTGGCACATGTTGTCCTGCCCGGCCAGGCAGTACTCACACTGACCGCAGCCGATGTTCGGGTTGATGACCACGCGCTGACCGACCTGCCACCGGGTCACTCCCTCGCCCACGGCGGCGACTTCACCGGCCCCATCGGCGCCCAGGATGTGGGGATAGGTCAGGCGAATGCCGGGCCAGCCGTTGCGCACCCAGAGGTCCAGCCGGTTGAGCGCGGCCGCCCGCAGGCGCACCAGCACCTCACCGGGGCCAGGCTCTGGGGTGGGCAGGTCGCCGTATTGCAACACCTCCAGCCCACCGTGTTCGTGGAAGAAAACTGCTTTCATGGCATCCTTCTCCGGGAAGACCAATGGGGGGATAAACGTCCGTAGGCGCGGGATTTTTCCCTGGGGTCCGGGGTGAAGGGACCTCGGGGGAAAGCCCCGCGTCCGGGGAAGGTGCTCCCCCGGTAGCGGGTGCACCTTCCCCGGTCAGGCGTCAGGTTACACGCGCAGGCCGGTCTCGAGGCGCGCAATGACCAGGCGTTGGATCTCGCTGGTGCCTTCGTAAATCTCGGTGATCTTGGCGTCGCGGAAGTAGCGTTCCACGGGGAGTTCTTTGGAGTAGCCCATGCCGCCGTGGATTTGCACCGCGGCCCAGGCGCAGAACATGGCGGTTTCGGAGGCGAACAACTTGGCCATGGAGGCTTCCAGGGTGTAGCGCTCGCCGGTCTTCTTGGCCCGTTCCTTGGCCAGGGCGGCGTTGTACATCAGCGCCCGCGCGGCCTCGATGCGCGTCTTCATATCTGCAATCTTGAAGCCCGTGCCCTGGAATTCCCCGATGGGGC includes:
- a CDS encoding zinc-binding dehydrogenase encodes the protein MKAVFFHEHGGLEVLQYGDLPTPEPGPGEVLVRLRAAALNRLDLWVRNGWPGIRLTYPHILGADGAGEVAAVGEGVTRWQVGQRVVINPNIGCGQCEYCLAGQDNMCQRWQLLGETRPGTYAEYVVVPEVNLLALPEPVSYAEAAAAALVFQTAWHSLITRGNLRPGEHVLIVGASGGVNTASIQIAKLTGCTVYVVGSDARKLALAEELGADYLIDRSRVEDWAKEVYRLTGKRGVDVVVDNVGTTFPLSFKAARKGGRILTVGNTGGPKFQIDNRYIFGKHLSIIGSTMSNKTDFATVMRLVFAGKLRPVLDRTYPLAEARAAQERLEKGDQLGKIVLEIP
- a CDS encoding peroxiredoxin, encoding MSEVKRMPLIGDPFPQMEVQTTRGKLTLPDAFKGKWFILFSHPADFTPVCTTEFVAFQKRYPEFRKLNTELIGLSVDQVFAHIKWEQWIEEKLGVKIEFPIIADNGAVAETLGLIHPGKGTNTVRAVLFVDPKGIIRAILYYPQELGRNMDEILRMIKGFQVSDEKGVAIPANWPENELIGDKVIVPPASDVETAAQRLKEYDCYDWWFCYKECE
- a CDS encoding acyl-CoA carboxylase subunit beta → MSTNEKIQRLREMKAQALLGGGPQRIETQHKKGKLTARERIELLLDRGSFHEIGMFVTHRSQNFGLDKQRYLGDGVVTGWGTINGRLVYVFAQDFTVLGGSLGEAHAEKIVRLLELAMKNGAPVIGLNDSGGARIQEGVVSLAGYADIFLRNVLASGVVPQISVIMGPNAGGAVYSPALTDFIFMVRRTSYMFITGPEVVKAVTHEDVSFEDLGGADVHATKSGVAHVVGDSEAEVLQKVRQLLSYLPQNNLEDPPFVDTGDDPLRMEEALDTLVPEDPSKPYDIKKVIRLVMDNGEFYEIHADYATNIVVGFARLGGHVVGVVANQPAVLAGVLDIDASTKAARFIRFCDAFNIPIVTFVDVPGFLPGTDQEHNGIILAGAKLLYAYAEATVPKLTVITRKAYGGAYDVMSSKHLRGDYNVAWPNAELAVMGPEGAVKIIFRRELQQAEDPEKRKNKLVEEYRRTFANPYIAASRGFLDDVIEPRETRPRLINALEMLQNKRDTNPPKKHSNMPL
- a CDS encoding biotin/lipoyl-binding protein translates to MKYITLVNGQEYTIELLDERHVRINDQVVEVDLVGLGNQPLYSMLADGKSYEAFVYRGEEGWQVLMQGTLYEVEVIDEREYLLRQRAGSSLVETGPFHLKAPMPGLIVAVPVKVGQEVRKGEVLVILESMKMQNELKSTRDGKVTRVLISPGEAVEKKQTLVTVE
- a CDS encoding alpha/beta hydrolase, which translates into the protein MKVHGHRLYYECHGPKDGTPLVLLHHGLGSTRAWKHQVPALAGAGFRVVVYDRWGYGASDPRPRLDVPHFAQDVADLAALLDTSGIVQALLVGHSDGGNVALAFAAAYPQQALAVVAVAAHIYLEDTMPQGIAQVAETYRTHPAVRAALDRAHHGRGEQVFRLWYEAWTQPALKHWDARPQFRAVTCPTLVIQGDADEHATPRHAQDLAAALPQAQVVIVSGGRHMLPQEQPETFNRLVLKFLKSWSRNTPYEEE
- the accC gene encoding acetyl-CoA carboxylase biotin carboxylase subunit; translated protein: MFNKVLIANRGEIAVRIIRACRELGLQTVAVYSDVDREALHVRYADEAYYLGPPPARESYLRMDKILEIAKKSGAGAIHPGYGFLAERADFAQACADEGIVFIGPKPSSIAAMGDKAVARATVAAAGVPVVPGTEGEGSLSDEELLALAPKIGFPLLIKATAGGGGKGMREVRSLEEMPTLLRQARREAEAAFGDGNVYLEKLIEGARHIEIQLLADQEGHTIYLGERECSIQRRHQKLLEEAPSPFVDEDLRRRMGKVAVRAAQAVGYVNAGTIEFLVDKDKNFYFLEMNTRLQVEHPITEAVTGVDIVKEQIRIARGRPLSYTQEDIKIRGWAIEARINAEDPYNNFMPSIGKVEHVILPTGPGVRVDTGVYPGMEITPYYDPLISKVIVWGETRGHAILRLRRALEEYKIVGVRTNIPFHQNLIEQHRFIAGSFDTRFVEERFSMEEADSIREVHPDIAALLATLVAHREAERAARIIRPAKRDTSNWKWYGRWERIRR